The Panicum virgatum strain AP13 chromosome 3N, P.virgatum_v5, whole genome shotgun sequence genome includes the window GTGTTGTGTGGGTGTCCATACATGTACGAACAGATACTACATCTGCATATACAGATGAGaggcttcaaaaaaaattaaattttgcaACTGTACCCCGAGATCCGAGGAGTACATGCTTTTTGCCAAGTCAACGAGAGTGCCTATCTGTCTTTGTGGCTGTCAGCACATGCGAGATCCGAGATCTGCTCAACACCCAGCAAGAACGGCACCAGCCGAAATTCTGTTTTATCCGTTTTCAACGCGAACAATTCTCCTTCCAGAATAACAGATCAAGGTCAGATCAAGGAGCTTCTCCTTTCATCATATTGTATACACGGGCTGTGCAGTCTTTAGTTCTTTATTCTGACCATAACCACCAACAAAGGCAAAAGCACCTTTTCCAAAGTTTATAAATGTTATGTGACCCATATGCCTGAGTATCTTTCAAAGAATTCAGCACCAACCGCTCTTCAATTCAACTGTTATTCAGTATTCATGTACCTGCTCTTCTGTACCTTCCGTTCTCCCTACCGTCCCTGCTTACCGCCGCTCTGAGAAATCTGGGCgcgcacaaggagggatagacgGGCGTTGTTGCTGGGCTTTGCTTTCAGCACGGCGCGGGGCTACAGTGCTTCCGGCGGTGCAAAACGCCAAGACAGGACCAGCACGATGACGGGACTGTTTGTTTGGTGTGGTGTCCAGCGAGCAGTGCTTCACTCTCTCTTCAGTCCTCTGTCTCCGGAACGATGCCGAGGAGGACTTCTCGGCCACACGTCACTGTAGCTCACCGAAGATGGAGCGGACTTGTAGTTGCAGCTGGGTAGCTGAACAGTTTCACCAGTGCTGCTGGTCACAGTCCAGTGGCATTCTCCAGCATCCAGTTCAGCAGTTCACCTTTCCACATCTCGTAGACTCGTAGGAGAGTAGGCTCGTGCCGACGTCACTGTTCCCAGCTGCTCGCGCTACGCGAGAAATGCATCGCGCCGCGGTCAGCGACTCTCAGAAAAGGCGCGGCACTGTATCGTAAGCCGCAAGTGACCCACCGGAGCGGCACGATCTCCCTCCCgtcccgtccccgtccccgtccccgcgtATAAAACCGCCCGCCCCATCGGATCGCTCGCCGAGGAGTTCTTGGATCGCGCCGCGCTTCCACATCATTCCGACGCCGCGACGACTGCTACCAACCACGGCCACCGGTCCACCACACCACTTCCACCACTGGCAGGAGCCGCCGCGCTCGGTCGAGATCGCGGGACCAAGGAGAAGATGCCGCCCGCtcccagcgccggcggcggcggcggcgcggcgacgccgCGCAGCAAGCCGCAGAGCCCGCTGCGCATCACGCACGACGGCGAGTTCTACGCGCGCCTGCTCACCAGGGAGTCGTCCCTGGGAAACCCGTCCTTCCGCTACTACGGCGCGGGGCCCGGCGCCGTGCCCTTCGTGTGGGAGTCGCAGCCGGGCACGCCCAAGGACGCCTACTCCTCCTCCCGGATGATGCTGGCCGTGGGCGCCGGCGCGCCCGTCATCACCCCGCCGCCCTCCTACCACCTCCGCGGCGCGCCGCTCGGCCACAGCGCCCGGCGCCACggcaaggccggcggcggcaggtacAGCGGGTGCAGGCTCAGGTGGATCAAGGTCGGCTTCATCGCCACCGTCTTCCGCCGCCTCGGCTTCGGTAAGTCCTGCaggtcctcgtcgtcgtcggtcAAGCCCTCGCCGTCCACCCGCTGGCTCTTCTCCGGCTCCAACGCCGCCGAAGCCCGCGACCAGGAGTACTGCGGCGCCTACGAcaagcctgcgccgccgccgacgaggacgaagAGGGTGCTCTGCCTCGGCGTCCGCCCGAGCCCGTGGATGGTGCAGTTCTGCAGCGGCCAGCAGGAGCAGGCCGGCTGGGTGTACGGCTGGCGCCCGTAGATAAGCTCCGATCCCGCCGCCGGTCGCTGTCGAGCGAAGCGCATGTCCGCCGTCCGGCCCCTGTCCATGGATGCAAGCAAGTGGTTCATAGGGGCACGTCGGGGCGCCCTAATTATTCAAGTGATCTGTAGGAGCTAATATAATTGTTAGTGCGTGATGGATGTTCGTGTTCGATCCGGTGTCCATCACTGTTCTTGGAAGCAAGATAAGGAGATAAAGCTGTTCGTTCCGGTCGTTTAGTGGCGTCGTGTTGCCATGGCCGGGTGTATATTGTATACATGCGTCTTGTACCTGGTGTTGTCTAGCTGCCTATAGCTACTGGTGTTGTATGCAATGCATCTTGCCGTCGATGGATGGCGACTGGACTTGGACAGTTCACGTGTTCCGAAACTCTCGGTGTCTGGAGTTCGTTATTCCATCGGCGTCTGGGAGGTGCGTGTAGCTCTGAACTTGTGAAGGAGTACTTAAGAACTGAGAACACTGTCTCAGAGTGTCCGTCCGTTTCTCAGTAGCTGCATGCAGTGCTGAGAATCCCGATTCCGAGATTCTCAGCTATGTAAGACCCTCCACACTGTATCAATAGGAGAGAGAAAGTTAGAGCATCACTTGTACCACTAAAACATGCATCTAATTCTATATGATGCCTGAAAAAATTGGAGCGGAGCAAAAGTTCTTGCACCGATGCCCAGTTCATTAAAAATGATTCTTCTATTGTGGTGATCTAAATCACTGAGTGCCCGGAACCCTCAATATATAGATAGCCAAACGTGCACCCGGCCCGACACGGCCATAGCACGACACGTTGCGGCACGACATGGCTAGCACGAGATTTAGTCGTGTCGTGCCATGCCGGCAGaccgcaccaccaccacagcCTAAGCATGGCACTACGCATGCGCGGCCATGCCGCGCCAGCACAGTGGGCATGGTGGCCCTATGTTTCTGTGCCGGTCCGagctcgacgccggcgacgTAGCTGCCGGCTGCGACGGCATGGATGCGTGGAGGCCGGGcaaggtggtggtggcggcggcgtgacaGTTAGGCGTCAGAAGGCTGTTGGAACTCAGGCGAGGAGGGAGCCGATGTCGGCGGCGGCATAGATGCAGGAGCTGAGCGAGCCTGCGGCAGAGACGGTCAGGCGTGGAGGTGGCCGTCGGAGCTTAGGTGATGGGGGAGACGTCGGTGGTGGCCGGGATCCAGGGTGGCGTGGGTGTTGATCGCCACATCGctcagagagagagaaggggcggCTGGTTGAACTCTCGTCCGTGCGAGAGAAGAGAGAAGGCTGCGAGAGTGAGGAGAAGGGGTGGTGGTTGGTTGGAGGTAGAAAGTGACGTGGATTAGGGTTTAGAAGATAATATTTATATGAGATGTTTATGGGCCTAACGGGCAAAATCGTGCCAACCCGTTAGTTATGTCATGCCCGTGCCGGCACTGCTGGGTTTCGGTCCACACACTATACTGCATGGCACACTAAGCCCACAGTGTCGTGCCATGTTCGTGTTGTGTTTTTTAATGTTGTTTTCCGTGCGGTCCATCTGACACGACTTATTTGACCATCTATACCTCGATATAGCCATCTAGTATTTTATTTGTTGCCTCCTCGCTGGACAAGAGTTTCCCCGCGCTATTTTTATTTGATGCAGGTCCTACAACTTCAGATATCTGCCGTGCCAAAATCTCTACGCATTGCAGCGCGTAAACTTGATGTTTATTTTCTCCTTGTGGGGCCCGATATTTTTTCTGGCTTCACTCCACTATTAGCTATGGTGTGTCAACGTGCCATATGGCTTTTAGCTAAACGTGATCAAATCAAGCGCTGCGTGTAGCTGCACCCACGGACGCCTACGGTACCGAACGTGCGAGTGCACACACGCGCAATTAATAGCATTCAATGGTCCATCTACACAACACAATAGTAACCAATATAATGCATCAAAGGAAATCGGAACGTGTTGGTGCATTTTCACTTTCTGCTTCACTGACCACAGCATCTGATGCTTATATCAAGCCATCTCATAACCAAAAAATCTTCGCTTCTTCGTGTCAACCTGCGCATATCTGCAGTACGTGCGGTTGCAGCTTCTCCCATAGCGTGTGCTAAGCCCGTGCGTACGTCCAAAACGCATATATGATACTACCAGCTTGTAGTCCTTGGCAAACCCGATCACCACCGTACATAGAGAGCGAGCATACTCAGCTCGTTAGAGCTAGTAGCTAGGACGATTAATGTCTGTTAACCTCGATCCGGCCGGCCGGTTGTAACGCGTTAAGCCGTTAATGCGTACCCTACCGATGAGTACGGGTTATAAGTCTGGGGATTCTGGCGGCCGTGCCAGTATCTATCATATCGGGCTGGATCGTACGAGAGGCACGCACAGCACCGTCAAGAAGATGggatcctttttccttttttttcacgCGGCTATTGCGGGACTACTTGCTGCGGCTGTACGTATCGTGCCTGGCCTTCACCTAGCGTGCCCCCATGCTCATGGATACCCAATCAGCCACTTTTGACGGTCCTCCTGGCTGTACACACCACCGGAaatccactactacaaaaactgattaacaACTACTTTTTTTTATGAGCTCTGAGGTGGACACAAAAAATAATcgcctctgttaatgcccaACATTAAAAGAGGTGATCATTTCGTATTAACTGAGACGGTTATAGAAACTGCCTCGCAAAATCGTTTAACACAAGCGGTCACCTTTAAcgtgaccgcctctgttaatgggCTGATTTTCAGAGGCAGACACATTATAGAAAGCAGCCTCAGTTAATGGGCCGAGCCCAATAAAACTCATATACCTAAACCAAACTCTAAttccaatctctctctctctccctccaatCTCTTTGTATCCTCCTCCGCTCGGGCTCAGATGCGCCTCCTCCTCGTGctcacctccctccctctccctctccctctccatggACGGcgcacctccctccctccctccctctcctctccatgGCGGACGCACCTCCCTCTATGGCGCACCTCCATGGCCAGCAGGCAgcgcgcggcgtgcggcggctgcGCCTGGGTGGGACGACACAGATTTGTCGGCTcgccggtggcggccgcggcgggcgacCCAGACGCGGCGGGCAGCGGGGGCCGCCGCACCTGGGAGGGCCGACCTtgcgcggcgggcggcagcgaagATGCGGCGTCAGAGGTGGGCGTGAGCGGCGTCAGaggtgggcggtggccggcggccgacGCGGTGGTCGGATGGGCAGCGGGCTCCAGATGGGCTTGGCGGGCTTGGCCTACTTTATTTACACTGATGTTAGATCTGAGGCGGTTGGTgttgaccgcctctgttaatagtTTTTAACCGTCTCAAAAAAGATTTTTGTACTAGTGCCATGTTGGACTTGTGGATGttagacttgtgcttgtggatGTTCGACTCGCATTTATGGGCTAAAGTTGAAGATTATATGATATTTGTGTTATGCGATGTTTGTGATGTATGCCATATATATGATATATTAACTGCTTATGACGTATATATTGTGTTATGTGTTGATGTTTGAATGAGTGAGTCTCATATACgcgtgaaaaaaaagaaaaccagtAACTTTGCCGAGTCTATTTACCTTGGTACTCGATAAAGTGACAATTCCCAAAATCCTGGAAAAGGACTTTGCCGAGTGACAAGGCAAAAGCAAAAGGCAAAGATGTCGACTTTTGCCGAGTGCAGAAGTTTAGGCACTCAGCAAAGAATAGGAATTTGCCTAGTGCCTTTCCATCTGGTAAAGTCTTCTTCACCGTCACAACTATCGTTGTGTGAAATTTGCCGAAtctacactcggcaaagagctcGAGTCCGGTAGTGGTACACCGTACGAGACGTAGCTCACAGATCACACGTACGCTGCATGCAGCGCGCGTAGGCTAAttcgccgcccgcctccggcaCGGCCCCCTGTTACGTACGCACCTACCCGTGTACAGTGTTGCgggtacatgcatgcatggcccaGCACCAGCACACGTACTACGACTACGACGGGCCGGGTCCTGGCGCCAGATCGAGGCGATCGCCCCATCGGCCACGCGCGGCATCCAACCAGCTGTCACGTCTCTCGATCGGCTGCCGGTGCGCGTGTAGCTGCGCATAGGCCATAGGGCGGCCATCCGGCCATGCAATATTTGAGGGCACGGACGGTCAGTATCTTGGCCGGTACGCAATGCAATCCTACCACGTACCGATGCGTGCTGTGGGCATCGGATCCAGCGAGAGCTCATCACCCATGCATCGGGATCGCCAGTCACCGCCGGCTGGCGTGTGTACCTAACGCTGCAGTAGTTAAGGTCTAGCTGCGACTTGCTTTCTGAACACATCAGAGTACGCTGCGTGCTTGATCAGATCCATCCTGCTCCTCCGAATTATTGGCTCTGTCACGCAAGTCgaaaaaaaatcttacatgAATCGatattaaatgaaatttatttacaaaatttttttagaTATGGGTGTAAGTTTTCGTGACGAATTTAataacagtaattaatcgatgattacgCGATTAAAGACCTCGTTAGATTCTTCAGTGTTCCTAGCGcaagggttctgaagttggttctaaattaatggtcaaagtttCTAGCGCTACCTAGCACTACCTAGCGGTACGTACAGGTACACCGTACGCTGCGTGTGGCAGCCTGGTACCACGAGCGAGCGAGTGTGCATACGGATCGACCGGTAACGTGTCGTGGCTTCTGTTGCGCAGGTGTAGGCTTCGCGTTTGGTGAGCTGCTGAGCGATGTATCAGCTCCCGGCAGCATCCGGCAAACACGACCCGACGACCGACGGGGCCACAGGGATGCGTGGAGTAGACCAGATCATTTTCGGATCGGATTGGATTCGGATTAGATCACTTCGAATTTCggataaaaaaatattagtcATGTCCGATCCATGACATGGTCGGATCGGGTTGGATTTGAGTTGGGTCGGATTAGCTCACAATTTTGTGTGTAATTTTCGGATTAGATCAAATTCTTTTAAATTTCGGATTAAATTTTTCGGCCTGTAACCGACCCGTCACTTGGTCACATCAGGGTTTTGTGGGTAGGTTGGGTCGGGTTTATCCGATCGGTGGCTAGCGTGCCTACACCATACAGTACTAGTTCAGAGAGATGATTAGATCGATCCTGGCGTGCTACAGGCAGCAAcagattttcttcttttttttctgcgAAAGAACAACAGAGCATTTACGACGAACTCACGACGCAGCCGTGGAGTCAGAACACACGGACCACCGCTGTTGAGTGCGGGGTTTTCAGCGTTTATGCAGAGCAGTACAGTGCTACTCCACTGTAGTAGGCAGGTACATTACTGGATGCAAGGCTGCTGGTACTGGTAGGTTGCTAGTCGACCGGCTATCAGCCAGCGCCCACCATAACTTGGACCGCTACATACTACGCCCCATGGACAAATACGCTGGTGATCACGACCTGGATTGTTTGGTGTGGAGCGTTGCGACCAGCTACCACACAACAATCAAGAGGGTCGTCGAAGGCATGCGTGGTCTGCTGAATGGCAATGCAGGATTGAGGATTCCTATTTCGTTCAGAAAGCAGAATCTCTcgcttcttttttccttcttttggggGCGTCACCGCGTCAGAGAAAGGCGATGATTCGGCTGGGCCGTCGGACGTCCCAGCTGTGGGGGGAAAAAACTCATGCAGATAGCCCTGTCGTTACACGAAATCTTAGGGCCGAAGCCCAGGTGGACGGGCTGAACTTGTGAGCTTTTGAGCCGTTTCTTGTGTGGTGCGGTACGGTAAGAGAAGAAAGGTAGGGTACGGCCGAAAGAGGGCAGGCCTCTTGAGTCTTGAGTAGGCCCAAACGTATGCTATtctctttttaattttttgagGATTTATAGTCTTTTAAACTTGATACTTCGTTTTTCTTACCTTAGCGCTCTGTTTGATATATGGGATAATTTTTAGCCTCACCTTTTAGCTCTAAATTAGTCCTCATAGATCTAAACAGCAGCCGACTGCTGGCTGCAAGGATTCTTGCAGCCTACCTCTCAACCCATTCGTATAGTAGTTAGTCATTCGTTATTAAAATATAGCCCACTTATTTTTCccacaaattttttttagttCTTGTGTCAAAAGCAACTGCAAGCTTACAGCCCgcttttcctctctctttttttctcatcttctctctcctccacctaaGCATTTAGTCTACTTACAGCCtcttatatttatatttaaccCCTCCAAGGGGTGCTAATGGAACTAATTTATATGGACCCCCATAGAAAAAGGTGAGTCTGTATGCACACCTAGGTGTGGAAATGGGAGAGAGAGGGTGAACATTAGCCCATGGATCCAAACAACTTATCTTGGCCTAATTTTTAGCCTACCAATTCAAAGCTACATATTAGCTCTCAAAATTAGACCTGGACTAGTGTTCCAAATAGGTCCCTTGTCGGTCTGCTATTAGATTAATATACTACGTTCCACAAAAACTACCagtttagaaaatttcagacatatCACAAGTAGTAGAAAATGATCATATTTTACTCTTAGTTAACTATAGTAGTTGTGATTGGAGACTGCGCTTTTATTTGGTTCCCTAGATCTATAATAAATGCATTCATTGGAATCAGATAAATAACATCTACTTAACAAAAAACTACctgtttagaaaatttcagacatatCACAAGTAGTGGAAAATAATCATATTTTACTTTTAGTTAACTATAGTAGTGGTGATTGGAGACTGCGCTTTTATTTGGTTCCCTAGATCTATAATAAATGCATTCATTGGAATCAGATAAATAACATCTATTTAACATTTGATTGGCTCCCTACCCATCTCAATGCTTATTTCTTGGTATTTGATATTGTTTTAATTAGATTGACTTTACCACAATCTAAACGAACAGTCTTTGTGGGATAAAATTTGAAGACTAAACGAACAATCTTTGCGGGACAGATGGAGCAGTAGAAGTTACTTTCTCTTTATTTGTGGTGTTTAGTTTTACTAGCACAGTGCCCGTGCATTGCTATAGGTAATATAACAGATCTATGTATTACTATCAACCTTGTGTTCATTCACTTCATATACAGGTCGTGTCGTGATTGTGCGAGATATTGATTGTCCCTGTTCTGATTGGCATTCCAATTGATTTGTCCAAATTCTGATTAGAATTCGGATTGATTTGTCCAGACTCCGATTAGGATTCCGATTGACGGACCAAGAAAACAttacttgctttagaaatataaTATAGAAATAGATATAGAGATTAGCATCTacaattattttactatttgtAGTCAAACTTGAAAATGTTTATCTTTGAAAAATCTAAACATAGTTATATTCTAGAATGGAGAAGTATAAGCTTGATGATCTTAATCCGTATCTATCATCTGCTAGCAACAGTAATTATTGTCAACTATAAGCTTGTTGTGCTTAACTAATAATTAACACCAATTAACCACCTGCTATCTAAACTTCGTCAACCAGCCACATGAAACAATTAGATTTGTTAAAGCATCACCTATAACATGCTAATTATCGCTCGAACAGAGCACCCACCTGTATCGGCGGACGTCCAGCCTGACACCGAGGGAGATGTCTGCCCCAACGGCAGCCTCTCCATGACGGTCAAGTAATCGTGTATGCGCGGGATTGTTCATGGTGAACATCTCTAGACTCCAGGCGCGCCCCCACCTGTTTGGGTCCAGATACACTTGCCAAGAAAGAATCACGAATTGGGACTCAGGAATGGAAGAATGATAGAAGAACAGAGAAGAATAGCAGGAAGGAAGGTAGAAGACGACAGAATGCCAGTTCAATCATAACCGATTCGTTACAACGGTGGAGGTTTTATTCTAACTCGGCACCGTTCCGGCCAACCGGCCCAACAAGGCCTACTCGCTGTCCAGGCCCAAGACAGATTACAATAAGAGCCCAATGACTCGATAGAGGTAAGGTGGGATCCTaacactccccccccccccccctcttacATTTCAGTTTGCCCTCAAACTGAAACACCTGGAAATCTCTGAATCATCTCGTGTGCTGATTCCCAAGTAGTCAGTGTAGGATGAGATGAAGCCCATCGAACCAAAACTTGTGAAGATGTATTACTGCCCTTGCTTACCAAGCGGTGGTCAAGCACTGCCACTGGGCTAAGGTCTGAAGACAACTCTGTGGACAGTGATGAAAGATCAGTACTGACCGAATCTGGAGACTGAATATGCAGCTTAAGCTGAGAAACATGAACCACAGGGTGAATTCGACAATCAGCAGGAAGATCTAATTTGTAGGCAACCTTGCTGATACGTTGCAGGATCTTGAAGGGCCCAAAGAAGAGAAAAGCTAATTTCTGATTAGAGCGCTGGGCAACAGACGTCTAAATATAAGGTTGCAATTTGAGATAGACCATAGTACCAACAGAGAACTCCCTCTCAGAGCGTCCCTTATCAGCCTGGGTCTTCATTCTTTGCTGAGCCCGGGACAAATGCTGCTGGATCAGCTGAGTCAACAGTTCTCGCTCCTTTAACTAATTTTCCAGCTCAGGCACAGACACAACAGAAAGATTAGAGATACCAAAATGGCGTGGAGGGTGTCCATAGAGTACCTCAAATGGAGAACGGCCCAGTGCTGAGTGGAATGTTGTATTGTCCCAAAACTCAGCAAGAGGTAACCACTTACACCACTGTTTAGCACAGGAGTAGACTGCACAATGAAGAAATGTCTCAAGACATTGGTTTAACCTTTCGGACTGACAATCAGTCTGAGGATGGTATGATGAGCTCATAAGCAACTGAGTGTTAGACAAACGAAACAATTCTTGCCATACAGAGCTGGTAAATATTCTGTCCCGATCAGAAATAATGGCCTCTGGTAATCCATGTAATTTGTAGACCGTGTTGAGATATAACTGAGCCACTTGAAGGGCAGTAAATGGATGAGCCAATGCCATAAAGTGAGCATACTTAGTGAATTTGTCAATAACTACCAGAATCACATTCTGCTTGGTAGAGAGGGACAATCCTTCTATGAAATCCATGCACACTATGCTCCATGGTTTAGTAGGAAGAGGTAATGGTTCTAGCAGACAGGGTAGTTTCACACGCTCTGATTTGGCCTGCTGACAAGTAGAACAGGCCTGAATGTAAGTTCTGATGTCTCTTTTCATTGCTAGCCAAGCAAACAAAGACTTGATTCTATGATAAGTCCCATGAAAACCAGAGTGACCCCAAGGCCACTATTATGTAAAGCCTGCATGATATGTTGTTGAGCAAGAGTATAGTGTCCCAACCATACACGGCCTTTATACTGAATGATACCATCAGTCAATGTATAACCTTTAACTGACTGATTTGAAATGGACAGTTCAGTGAGCAGTTGTTTAGTAGCAGGGTCATCAGCATAACCCTGAATCAAATGATCCACCCAAGCTGGTGTGCAGGTAGATATAGCAAGAATAGATTGTGTCACAGGACAATGAGACAATGCATCAGCAGCTTTATTGGTGACCCCTTTCTTGTAGGCAATGGTGAACTGTAAATCCATCAGTTTCAGTAATGCCTTGTGCTGTAACTTACTATGCACTCTCTGATCAGTAAGATAAAGCAAGCTGCGATGATCTGTACGAATTAAGAATGACTGATGCTGCAAATATGGTCTCCACTTGTCAACAGCCAGAATAGCCATGCATTCCTTTTCATAAGTAGAGAGGGCCTGGTTTTTTGGATAGAGTGCTTTACTCAAATAAGCAATAGGATGGTCATCTTGCATTAACACAGCACCTAAACCTACATCACTGGCATCAGTCTCAAGAACAAATTGCTTAGCAAAGTCAGGAATGGCCAAGACAGGAGCTGTTAGCAAAGCTTGTTTTAGGACAGTAAAGGCTTGGTGAGCATCAGGTGACCAGAAAAACTGAGTGCCTTTCTTGAGAAGCAAGGTTAATGGTTTACTCAGCATGCCATAATGTCTTATGAATTTCCTGTAATAACCAGTCGGTCTCAAAAAACCACGAAGTTCTTTCAGATTTGTAGGAATAGGCCACTGCTGAATAGCCTAAATCTTAGAAGGTTCAGTGGCCACACCTTGAGCAGAAATGCAATGGCCCAAGTACTCAATTTGTGGCTGGGCAAAAGTACATTTTGAGAGTTTGATGTAGAACTGGTGTTGCTGGATAATCTCAAACACTTGCCTTAACAGTAGACAATGCTCTGCAAATGAGGAGGAGTATACCAAAATACCATCCATAAATACCAAAACACCATGTCTGAGTAAGGGAGCAAAAATATGGTTCATCACACTCTGAAAAGTAGCAGGAGCATTTATGAGACCAAAAGGCATGACAAGAAACTCATACAAGCTACTATGAGTTCTGAAGGCTGTTTTGTACTCTTCcccttttgcaatcttgatttggtggtaaccggaccTGAAGTCCAGTTTTGAGAACCACTGTGCACCAGCTAATTCATCAATTAATTCATCAACAATGGGTAAATGATGCTTGTTTTTTACTGTGACTGTATTCAGACGTCTGTAATCTACACAGAAACGCCAGGAgccatcttttttcttgacTAGTAACACTGGAGAGGCATATGGGCTAGCACTTGGCCAGATAATCCCCTTCTGCAATGTTTCAGtcagctgttttttttttcaatttcagCCTTTTGTGTAGGAGCATATCTATAAGATCTTGTGTTAACTGGATGAGATCTTGGCATAAGAGGGATGTGATGGTCACAACCTTTCTGGAGACAAGGAGTCAGGATCCTGAAAGAGCTGAGAGTACTCCTGTAGCATATCAGAAATTTTAGGAGGCAGTTCTGAACTTGCAGAGTCTGAAACTGAACACACTAGAGAAGGATCAACATGACATTCTGAAGATGCAGGCTTGGCCCAGAGCTGGACACAATGAACAACAGCTTTCCTGTGCAATAAGCCTTTGAGCTTGGGGGCACTAATGGTCGAACACTTGACCACCTCTGAAGGAATACCTCGCAGAGTTATCCTCTTGCCTTTAATAGTGATTTTCATAATTTTCTTATGCCAATGAACCCACATGGGACTGAATTCCTCAAGCCAATCCTCCCCAAGAATCATATCATAACATTGGAGAGGCAAAGTACCTACTGAAGAGACAAAAGTATGGCCCTGAACTGTCCATTGCAGATTGTGCAAAATTTTGTCACAGATCATAGGACTGCCATCAGCTGCCATATAACTGGCTGAATCACAAGGTTGTGGCTGATACTGTAACTGATCAGCTAGCTTGGTGCTCACAAAGGTAGCCACACTTCCAGAATCCACTAAAATCAGGACCTCCTTGTTGTCAATAACACCATGCAACCTCATAGTCCTTCTCTTGGAAGGAGAACCACTGACAAAGGGAGCTACGGTCAAGACAGTATCCACAGATTCCTGCGAGAAGCAGTGCTGCTCAACTTCTCAGAATGAAAAACATGTTTGCTGCCATGCTTAGAGACATCTCGAGGAGCCGATTTCCTGCGAGAAGAGGCCAACTCCTCTTC containing:
- the LOC120665165 gene encoding uncharacterized protein LOC120665165, whose product is MPPAPSAGGGGGAATPRSKPQSPLRITHDGEFYARLLTRESSLGNPSFRYYGAGPGAVPFVWESQPGTPKDAYSSSRMMLAVGAGAPVITPPPSYHLRGAPLGHSARRHGKAGGGRYSGCRLRWIKVGFIATVFRRLGFGKSCRSSSSSVKPSPSTRWLFSGSNAAEARDQEYCGAYDKPAPPPTRTKRVLCLGVRPSPWMVQFCSGQQEQAGWVYGWRP